AGTTTCGCCTGCTTGCCCGCTTCGATCGCCTTCGGCGACACGGCGTTGAAGCTGATGCCCGGCGGCAGCATCAAGCCCTTCTGCGAACCCGACACGGTGACGTCGACGCCCCATTCGTCGTGACGATAATCGGCACACGCAAGGCCCGAAATCGTATCGACGAGCAGCAGCGCCGGATGGCCCGCTGCGTCGATCGCGTGGCGCACGGCCGCAATATCGGACGTCACGCCCGTCGAGGTTTCGTTATGCACGACGCACACGGCCTTGATCGCATGCTGCGTGTCCTCGCGCAGCCGCGCTTCGATCATTTGCGGCTGCACGCCGCGCCGCCAGCCTTCGATACCCGGCAAGCCCAGAAACTCCGGCTTCAGGCCGAGGTTCTCGGCCATCTTCTTCCACAGCGTGGCGAAGTGGCCCGTCTCGAACATCAGCACGTGATCGCCGGGACTCAGCGTGTTCGACAGCGCCGCTTCCCATGCGCCCGTACCCGACGCGGGATAGATCACGACAGGCTGCTGCGTCTTGAAGATCTTCTTGATGCCGTCCAGCACTTTCAGGCCCAGCGCGCCGAATTCCGGGCCGCGATGGTCGATGGTCGGATAGCTCATCGCCCGCAAGATGCGGTCGGGCACCGGGCTCGGACCCGGAATCTGCAAAAAGTGGCGGCCTGCGGGATGAAAGTCGAGTTTCAGCATCGGTCGATCTCCTCGATTGAATTTTGCATGCAAAAAACTATAACAAACGATTCGTGACAATCCCAAGGCGGTGTTTACCCTCGCAGCCAGCTAGAGGGTTGGATGCTTTAAAATCGGTTCAAATCGTGCTTGAGGATTTTTGTATGCAAAATTCGGACATTGATGCAGGCCTGACACCGCCTCCCCTGATGCCGAAGGTCGAACGCCAGCGTTTGCACGACACGGTGGTCGAACACATCCGGCGCTTCATCGTCGAAGGCACGCTGGAGCCGGGCAAGAAACTGAACGAACGCGAACTGTGCGAAACGCTCGGCATTTCGCGCACGCCGTTGCGCGAAGCGCTGAAAGTGCTTGCGGCGGAAGGGCTGATCGATATCGAGCCGAATCGCGGCGCGTCGGTGTCCAAAATGGACGAAGCGGAATTGCGCGAGACGTTCGAGTTGATGAGCGGGCTCGAAGCGTTTTCCGGCGAGCTTGCGGCGGAGCGCATGACAGCCGTCGAACTCACCGAAATCAAGGCGCTGCATTACGCGATGCTCGCGTGCCGCGCGCAGAACGATCTGGCCGGTTACTACAGCCGCAATCAGGCGATTCACGACAAGATCAACGAGGCCGCGCGCAACTCCGCGCTGCGTCAGACGTATATCGCCGTGAACCGCCGTTTGCAGGCGCTGCGCTTTCGCTCGAACTTCCAGATTCCGAAGTGGGACAGCGCGATTCACGATCACGACGAGATGCTCAAAGCGCTGGAGGCGCGCGACGGCAAGCGTCTGAGTGCGATCTTGCGGCAGCACTTGCTCGACAAGCGCGATGCCGTGTTGCAGGTGCAGTCGCGCGAAGATGCGGCTGCTGCGAAACTGAAGGCTTAAAAGCAAAACGCACGGCTCGATGCCGTGCGTTTTTTCTATCGCATCACCGACGCGTCACGCGCCAGCGCTCCCCGTATGGTCCTTCTGACGCAGCGATTGCGGCAGGCCATACAGAATGATCAACGCGCAGATCAGGCTCAACCCGCCGATCACATACAGCGCGGGCGTCGTGCTACCCGTCACGTCGCGCACGCGGCCCACCATCACCGGGCTGACGATACCGCCCAACTGACCCAGCGTATTGATCAGCGCGATACCGCCCGCAGCGCCCGCGCCCGTCACGAGCTTCGGCGGCAGCGCCCAGAACGCGGGAATCGAAGCGATCACGCCTGCGCCGAGCACAGCGAGCGCCACGACGAGCATCACCGTCTGCTTGTCGAAGAAGCCCGCAGCAAAGAAGCCGACCGCCGCCATCACCAGCAGCCCGCTCACGAACTTGCGACGCTCGCCCGAAGCATCCGACAAACGGCCCACGATCACCATGCAGATCGCGCCGCAGATATAAGGCACGGCCGTCAGCAGACCGATGATGGTCGGGTTTTGCGTACCTGCGACGCGGATCAGATGCGGTGCCCAGAAGTTCAGGCCGTACGAAGCGATCTGAATCAGGAAGTAGATCAGGCCGAGCGTGAGGAAACCGGGCGTGCGAATCGCGCCGAGCAGCGAGTGACCCTGCGTGGTCGGCTGCGCCTGTTGCGCGATCTGGCTCGACAGATACGTCTTCTCGGCAGGCGACAGCCAGCCCGCGTCTTCGATGCGATCCTTCAGCACCTTGAGCACGAGAATGCCGAGCACGATACAAGGCAAGCCGCCGAGCAGGAACAGCCAATGCCAGCCGCGAATGCCGAACACGCCGTCCATCTGACCGAGCACGAGACCCGAGAGCGGCGCGCCGACCAGACCCGAGAACGCCGATGCGAGAAACAGCAACGACGTCACGCGTCCGCGATAGCTCGCCGGAAACCACAGCGTCAGGTAGTAGAGCACGCCGGGCGCAAAACCCGCTTCCATCGCGCCGATCACGAAACGCAGACCGTAGAACTGCCATTCGTTCTGGACGAACACCATCGCGGCCGTCGCGAGACCCCACGAAATCATGATCCGCGCAATCCATCTGCGCGCGCCGACCTTGTACAGCAGCATGTTGCTCGGCACTTCGAACAGCACGTAGCCGATCACGAAGAGGCTTGCGCCGAGGCCGTATGCCGTATCCGAAAAGCCGAGATCGCTTTGCAGCTGGAACTTCGCGAAGCTGATGTTGATGCGGTCGAAGAACGCGAACAGATAGCAGATCATGATGAGCGGCATGAGCCGCCATGTGACCTTCTTGATGATGTCGGCTGTGGCCGCTAGTTTGTCGTCACGGCTGCCCGCCGCGACTGCGCCTGGTGTGCTCATGTTTGTCTCCTTGTAGGCCGGATTCGTCGTCCGGTCGTCGGTGTGGTTCAGTCGGGTGATATTCAGATAGCGCGCACGTAATCGGGAACGGGATGCACGTCGCAATTGCGGCCCGCTTTCATCAGTTGTCCTGGCACGTCATGACCGAGCAACGCAGGCAGCGTGCGCGACAGCGCGATCAGCTTTTGCAGATCGATGCCTGTCGGAATGCCGATTTCGTCGCACATGTTGACGAGGTCTTCGGTGCAGATGTTGCCCGACGCGCCCGGCGCGAACGGACAGCCGCCCAGGCCGCCGAGCGCCGCGTCGAAACGGCGTGCGCCAACTTCATACGCGGCCAGCACGTTCGCGAGACCAAGGCCGCGCGTATTGTGAAAGTGCAGCGTGAGCGCATCGGCAGGCACGCGTTGCAGCACGCGCGTGACGAGCCGCGCGACCTGGCGCGGATTCGCCATGCCCGTCGTATCGGCGAGCGTGATGCCGTCGATGCCCATTTCACGGTACGTATCGACAATCGACACCACGCGGTCTTCGTCGATCTTGCCTTCGAACGGGCAACCGAACGCCGTCGCCACCGTCGCATTCAACGACACGGGGAAATGCTTCGCGAGCCGCACGATATCGCCGAATTCGACCAGCGACGCTTCGCAGCTCATCCGCATGTTCGCGCGGTTGTGCGTCTGACTCGCGGACATCACGAGGTTCAGTTCATCCGCATGTGCATTCAGCGCGCGCTCGGCGCCCTTCACGTTCGGCACCAGCGCGACGAAGACCACGCCTGCGCGGCGCTCAATCTGCGTGAACACCGCTTCGCCGTCGCGCAACGCGGGAATCGCTTTCGGCGAGACGAACGAACCGGCCTCGATGCGCGTAAAGCCCGCTGTCGACAGTTGATCGATCAGCGCGATCTTGTCGGCCGTTTCGACCCATGTCGGTTCGATCTGCAAGCCGTCGCGCGGCGCGACTTCCTGCACGATCAGCTTGTCGAATGTTTCGCGTTCGAAGTTCATTGCACGGCTCCTTCGCGGCGCAGCCGCTCGATATCGCTTTGCTCATAGCCGAGATCGGCGAGCACGCTCGACGTATGCTCGCCAAGCGTCGGACCTTGCCAGCGCACTTCGCCCGGCGTCTCCGACAGCTTCGGCACGATGCCCGGCATCTTCACCGACGCGCCACCCGGCAAATCAGCCTTCAGCAACATCTCGCGCGCCTGATAGTGCGGATCGGCGACGATGTCGGCCACCGAATAGATGCGGCCCGACGGCACTTCGGCGCGTTCGAGCGCGACCAGCACGTCGTCGATCGATTGATGGGAGGTCCACGCGGTGATCGCGGCATCGAGCATCGCGCTTTGCGCGACGCGGCCGTCGTTGCGAGCGAGTGCGGGATCGTCGGCGAGATCGGCGCGGCCGATCACCTGCATCAGGCGCTTGAAGATCGGATCGCTATTGCCCGCGATCACGACAAAGCCGCCATCTTCCGTGCGATACGTATTCGACGGCGCGATGCCCGGCAGCGCGCCGCCGCTGCGCTCGCGCACATGGCCGAGCAGATCGTATTCGGGCACGAGGCTTTCCATCAGGTTGAAGACGCTTTCGACCAGCGACACGTCCACGACCTGTCCATCGCCCTGCCCCGTCTTCACGCGCAGCAGCGACATCAGCGCGCCGATCACGCCGTGCAGCGAAGCGAGCGAATCGCCGAGGCTCACGCCGACACGAGCGGGCGCGCCATCGACTTCACCCGTCGTATAGCGGATGCCGCCCATTGCTTCGCCGATCGCGCCAAAGCCCGGCCGATCGCGATACGGGCCCGTCTGGCCATATCCGGAAATGCGGACCATCGTGAGCTTGGGGTTGATCGCGTGCAGCACGTCCCAGCCGAGGCCGAGCTTTTCGAGCGCGCCGGGGCGCAGGTTTTCGATGACGACGTCGGCGTCGGCGGCCAGACGTTTGACGACATCGGCGCCTTCTTGCGACTTGAGATTCACGCAGATCGACTTCTTGTTGCGCGATTGCAGATACCACCAGAGCGAGGTGCCTTCATGCAGCTTGCGCCATTTGCGCAGCGGGTCGCCCGTTTCGGGTGCTTCGATCTTGATGACTTCGGCGCCGAACTCGGCGAGCAGGCGCGCGGCGAACGGCGCCGCGATCAGCGTGCCGATCTCGACGACGCGAATACCCTGTAACGGACCACTCATGATGCTGTCTCCAATCTTGTTTCAGGTTGGAGACAAGGTTAGAAGGGGCGCCGCCAGAGCGTCCAACCGCATTTCGCCAAGGACCGTTCGCGATCCGCGAACGCTCGGCGCTAAGCCTTACCGGACAAGGCTTCGACGGAGCTCAGATGGTCGAACAGCAGCCGCGCGACGGGCGACAGACGCGCCGAATCGCGCGTCACGATGATGAGGCTGCGCTCGGACCATTCGTCTTCGAGCGCGACCGACACGAGACCCAACGGCCGCCCCATGATGCGATACACGTTGACGGGCAGCACGCCGACGCCCATGCCCGCCTGCACCATCCGGCACACGGCGTCGAAGCCCGGCACGTGAATGCGCAGCTTCAGCGCCTTGCCCGCCTGGCGCGCGGCCATGTGGGTGCGGGCGTTGATCGAACTGGCCGAATGCAGGCCGACGTGATCGCTGTCGAGCGTTTCTTCGAACGCGACGCTCGCGCGGCCGGCCAGCGGATGGTCGTCGCGCATCACGACGCACAGCGTGTCGTGCCGGTAATGCGTCACTTCGAGGCCGCGCGCATCCGCTTCGCCGGAACAGATGCCGAGATCGGCGAGACTGTCGGCCACGGCCTCGACCACGCCGCCACTTGGCCGCTCTTCGAGATCGATCTTCACGCGGTCATTGACGGCCAGAAACGCGCGCAAGTCCTCGGGCAAGAATTCGACGATCGCAGAGAGGTTCGCCATCATCCGCACGTAGCCGCGCACGCCGCTCGCGTGGCCCGCGAGTTCGATGCCGATGTTCTCGATGCCGCGCATCACGCGGCGCGCGTGATGTAGCAGCGTTTCGCCCGCGGGCGTAAGCGTCATGCCGCGCGCGTTGCGCTGAAACAGCGTCGCGCCGACGGCCTGCTCCAGTTCGAGCAGCCGCTTGCTCGCTGCGGAGACGGCGATAGCCTCGCGTTCCGCGGCGCGCGTCAGCGTGCCTTCCTCATAAACGGCGATGAACAGTTGCAGCGTCGTGAGGTCGAGGCGGCGAAGCAGGTTCTTAAGGACCATGGCGGCAGTCGGATCGTACTGACAGAATATTCGCAATTGTGCTGCAAATGTCGTCCGGGTGCTCCGAAGTGAGCGATGGTTATCAACAAAGGACGTTTGCGCACCCCCTCGTTCAGGGTAGTTATCCTGATTAATTCGCCTGACACACTGTCGTTCGAAAGGCGGGCGTAAGGCGCTGTCGCACGACAGCCGGCCTGCCTGTTCCATAACGGGAGACATGTATGTGTTCAAGCAGGCGAAGCATGATCGGCGCGATGCTATTCCTGGCCGCGAGCGGGGCTGCGGCGGAAACCGGTGTGACGCTGTACGGCGTGGTCGACGTCTTCGGCCAATACCTGAACAACGGTGGCAAGGGGTCGTGGTCGGAGCGCAGCGGTGGCAACAGCGGCTCGTACTTCGGGCTGAAGGGAACCGAGGATCTGGGTGGCGGCCTGAAGGCGGTCTTCAACGTCGAAAATGGCTACAACGTCAACAACGGCGCGTTCTTCGGCGATTCGACAGCGATGTTCTATCGCCAAGCGTGGGTGAGTCTCGCGCACGAAAAGTACGGCTCGATCACCTTTGGACGCCAGTATCAGCCGACATTCTGGGCGCTCTATCCGAGCGACCCGTTCCGCGCGAACGAAGTGCTGTCGCCACTGGCTGCCGCCGCAACGACAGTGGCCCGCAACACACTCGCCGTGCAAAGCGCGGGCGGCCGTTCGAGCAACGCCGTCATCTACAAGAGCCCGAACGTGGGTGGCGCGCAGTTCTGGGGCATGTATGCGCTCGCAGCCAGCGTCACGCAGCCGCTGCCGCTATCCACGGGCAACATGCTCGATCTGGCCGCAACCTATTCCGGCTACGGCCTCTATGTCGGACTGGCGTATCAGAACCAGCATCCGGGTTCGAAGACGGTGCCGGGTTTGCCTGCCATGCTTCCGTCGCTGTCCACCGAGCATTTCACGAGCGCGCTCAGCTATCGCGTCGGCATCGTCAATCTGCAATTCAACTACGGCTATCACCGGCCCAAAAATGCGGCCGCTGGCTCACTCGCCGCGCGGCTCAACGCGGCCCATTCGTTCAGCATCTCCGAGCTTGGCGCGACGATCCAGGCCACACCCGCCGATGCGCTCGAAATCGCGGGCTTCCAGCGCGTCGTGCGCGGCGCGCATGACAACACATGGGG
The Paraburkholderia terrae genome window above contains:
- a CDS encoding LysR family transcriptional regulator, whose product is MVLKNLLRRLDLTTLQLFIAVYEEGTLTRAAEREAIAVSAASKRLLELEQAVGATLFQRNARGMTLTPAGETLLHHARRVMRGIENIGIELAGHASGVRGYVRMMANLSAIVEFLPEDLRAFLAVNDRVKIDLEERPSGGVVEAVADSLADLGICSGEADARGLEVTHYRHDTLCVVMRDDHPLAGRASVAFEETLDSDHVGLHSASSINARTHMAARQAGKALKLRIHVPGFDAVCRMVQAGMGVGVLPVNVYRIMGRPLGLVSVALEDEWSERSLIIVTRDSARLSPVARLLFDHLSSVEALSGKA
- a CDS encoding hydroxymethylglutaryl-CoA lyase, whose amino-acid sequence is MNFERETFDKLIVQEVAPRDGLQIEPTWVETADKIALIDQLSTAGFTRIEAGSFVSPKAIPALRDGEAVFTQIERRAGVVFVALVPNVKGAERALNAHADELNLVMSASQTHNRANMRMSCEASLVEFGDIVRLAKHFPVSLNATVATAFGCPFEGKIDEDRVVSIVDTYREMGIDGITLADTTGMANPRQVARLVTRVLQRVPADALTLHFHNTRGLGLANVLAAYEVGARRFDAALGGLGGCPFAPGASGNICTEDLVNMCDEIGIPTGIDLQKLIALSRTLPALLGHDVPGQLMKAGRNCDVHPVPDYVRAI
- a CDS encoding pyridoxal-phosphate-dependent aminotransferase family protein, which translates into the protein MLKLDFHPAGRHFLQIPGPSPVPDRILRAMSYPTIDHRGPEFGALGLKVLDGIKKIFKTQQPVVIYPASGTGAWEAALSNTLSPGDHVLMFETGHFATLWKKMAENLGLKPEFLGLPGIEGWRRGVQPQMIEARLREDTQHAIKAVCVVHNETSTGVTSDIAAVRHAIDAAGHPALLLVDTISGLACADYRHDEWGVDVTVSGSQKGLMLPPGISFNAVSPKAIEAGKQAKLPRAFWDWTEIIEMNKSGYWPYTPNTNLLYGLYEALDMILGEGLDNVFARHDRLAEACRRAVRAWGLEIQCADPSVYSPVLTGVMMPDGVDADAVRKVIYERFDMSLGTGLGKMKGRMFRIGHLGDCNDLTLMATLSGVEMGLQIAGVPVAASGLPAAMEFLMSQPNATKLKAAA
- a CDS encoding porin, translating into MCSSRRSMIGAMLFLAASGAAAETGVTLYGVVDVFGQYLNNGGKGSWSERSGGNSGSYFGLKGTEDLGGGLKAVFNVENGYNVNNGAFFGDSTAMFYRQAWVSLAHEKYGSITFGRQYQPTFWALYPSDPFRANEVLSPLAAAATTVARNTLAVQSAGGRSSNAVIYKSPNVGGAQFWGMYALAASVTQPLPLSTGNMLDLAATYSGYGLYVGLAYQNQHPGSKTVPGLPAMLPSLSTEHFTSALSYRVGIVNLQFNYGYHRPKNAAAGSLAARLNAAHSFSISELGATIQATPADALEIAGFQRVVRGAHDNTWGVQIGADHSLSKRTALYARGGYMRNNGTATMSWPGVAVSSPGTSQTLAVAGMTHRF
- a CDS encoding CaiB/BaiF CoA transferase family protein — translated: MSGPLQGIRVVEIGTLIAAPFAARLLAEFGAEVIKIEAPETGDPLRKWRKLHEGTSLWWYLQSRNKKSICVNLKSQEGADVVKRLAADADVVIENLRPGALEKLGLGWDVLHAINPKLTMVRISGYGQTGPYRDRPGFGAIGEAMGGIRYTTGEVDGAPARVGVSLGDSLASLHGVIGALMSLLRVKTGQGDGQVVDVSLVESVFNLMESLVPEYDLLGHVRERSGGALPGIAPSNTYRTEDGGFVVIAGNSDPIFKRLMQVIGRADLADDPALARNDGRVAQSAMLDAAITAWTSHQSIDDVLVALERAEVPSGRIYSVADIVADPHYQAREMLLKADLPGGASVKMPGIVPKLSETPGEVRWQGPTLGEHTSSVLADLGYEQSDIERLRREGAVQ
- a CDS encoding GntR family transcriptional regulator yields the protein MQNSDIDAGLTPPPLMPKVERQRLHDTVVEHIRRFIVEGTLEPGKKLNERELCETLGISRTPLREALKVLAAEGLIDIEPNRGASVSKMDEAELRETFELMSGLEAFSGELAAERMTAVELTEIKALHYAMLACRAQNDLAGYYSRNQAIHDKINEAARNSALRQTYIAVNRRLQALRFRSNFQIPKWDSAIHDHDEMLKALEARDGKRLSAILRQHLLDKRDAVLQVQSREDAAAAKLKA
- a CDS encoding MFS transporter, producing the protein MSTPGAVAAGSRDDKLAATADIIKKVTWRLMPLIMICYLFAFFDRINISFAKFQLQSDLGFSDTAYGLGASLFVIGYVLFEVPSNMLLYKVGARRWIARIMISWGLATAAMVFVQNEWQFYGLRFVIGAMEAGFAPGVLYYLTLWFPASYRGRVTSLLFLASAFSGLVGAPLSGLVLGQMDGVFGIRGWHWLFLLGGLPCIVLGILVLKVLKDRIEDAGWLSPAEKTYLSSQIAQQAQPTTQGHSLLGAIRTPGFLTLGLIYFLIQIASYGLNFWAPHLIRVAGTQNPTIIGLLTAVPYICGAICMVIVGRLSDASGERRKFVSGLLVMAAVGFFAAGFFDKQTVMLVVALAVLGAGVIASIPAFWALPPKLVTGAGAAGGIALINTLGQLGGIVSPVMVGRVRDVTGSTTPALYVIGGLSLICALIILYGLPQSLRQKDHTGSAGA